The Solanum lycopersicum chromosome 9, SLM_r2.1 genome window below encodes:
- the LOC101246662 gene encoding UDP-glucuronic acid decarboxylase 2 isoform X1, whose translation MTSELIYRGPESVPVTDGYTPKPHKPWFTVIRPLRYLLREQRIVFLFAGIAIASLIFAFLPSSRSSGGSSYANTGIYDSYLPSESTESQVAHRMIYHNRVGFGSINSGGKIPLGLKRKVLRIVVTGGAGFVGSHLVDRLIARGDSVIVVDNFFTGRKENVMHHFGNPRFELIRHDVVEPLLLEVDQIYHLACPASPVHYKHNPVKTIISNVVGTLNMLGLAKRVGARFLLTSTSEVYGDPLEHPQKETYWGNVNPIGVRSCYDEGKRTAETLTMDYHRGAEVEVRIARIFNTYGPRMCIDDGRVVSNFVAQALRKEPLTVYGDGKQTRSFQFVSDLVEGLMRLMEGEHVGPFNLGNPGEFTMLELAKVVQETIDPNAQIVHKPNTEDDPHKRKPDISKAKELLGWEPKVALRNGLPMMVQDFRQRIFGDHKEESAKITTA comes from the exons atgacTTCCGAATTGATTTATCGTGGACCGGAATCAGTTCCGGTGACCGACGGTTACACTCCCAAACCACATAAACCATGGTTTACTGTAATTCGTCCCCTTCGTTACTTGCTCCGAGAACAGAGAATTGTTTTTCTATTCGCAGGCATTGCTATCGCTTCTCTAATTTTTGCTTTTTTACCGTCTTCTCGTTCCTCCGGAGGATCGAGCTACGCTAACACCGGGATCTACGATTCGTACTTACCGTCGGAGTCGACTGAGTCTCAGGTGGCTCACCGGATGATCTATCATAATCGGGTCGGGTTCGGGTCGATTAATTCCGGTGGGAAGATTCCGTTGGGATTAAAGCGGAAGGTTTTGAGGATTGTGGTGACTGGTGGTGCTGGTTTTGTTGGTAGTCATTTAGTGGATCGTTTGATTGCGAGAGGTGATAGTGTGATCGTCGTTGATAATTTCTTCACCGGACGGAAAGAGAACGTTATGCATCATTTTGGTAACCCTAGGTTTGAGCTTATTAGACATGATGTTGTTGAGCCACTTTTGCTTGAAGTTGACCAGATCTATCATCTCGCTTGCCCTGCTTCTCCCGTTCATTACAAGCATAATCCCGTCAAAACTATCatatc TAATGTAGTTGGTACTTTGAACATGCTGGGATTGGCTAAAAGAGTCGGTGCGAGGTTTTTGCTAACCAGCACTAGCGAAGTATACGGTGATCCTTTAGAACATCCACAGAAGGAGACATACTGGGGCAATGTTAATCCTATTg GTGTCCGAAGTTGCTACGATGAGGGAAAACGAACAGCTGAAACATTGACAATGGATTATCACAGAGGTGCAGAAGTTGag GTGAGAATCGCTAGGATCTTTAACACTTATGGACCTCGTATGTGTATTGATGACGGTCGCGTTGTCAGCAACTTTGTCGCTCAG GCTTTAAGGAAAGAGCCTTTGACAGTTTATGGTGATGGGAAACAAACAAGAAGTTTCCAATTTGTTTCAGATCTG GTTGAAGGCTTAATGCGGTTGATGGAAGGAGAACATGTCGGACCCTTCAACCTCGGAAACCCTGGTGAATTCACAATGCTTGAACTTGCTAAG GTGGTCCAGGAAACCATTGACCCAAATGCACAGATTGTACACAAACCAAACACAGAAGATGACCCACACAAGCGAAAACCTGATATCTCAAAGGCTAAAGAGTTACTTGGTTGGGAACCGAAAGTGGCTCTTAGAAATGGTTTGCCTATGATGGTTCAAGACTTCAGGCAACGTATTTTCGGTGATCACAAAGAAGAAAGTGCAAAGATCACCACAGCTtaa
- the LOC101246662 gene encoding UDP-glucuronic acid decarboxylase 2 isoform X2: MTSELIYRGPESVPVTDGYTPKPHKPWFTVIRPLRYLLREQRIVFLFAGIAIASLIFAFLPSSRSSGGSSYANTGIYDSYLPSESTESQVAHRMIYHNRVGFGSINSGGKIPLGLKRKVLRIVVTGGAGFVGSHLVDRLIARGDSVIVVDNFFTGRKENVMHHFGNPRFELIRHDVVEPLLLEVDQIYHLACPASPVHYKHNPVKTIKTNVVGTLNMLGLAKRVGARFLLTSTSEVYGDPLEHPQKETYWGNVNPIGVRSCYDEGKRTAETLTMDYHRGAEVEVRIARIFNTYGPRMCIDDGRVVSNFVAQALRKEPLTVYGDGKQTRSFQFVSDLVEGLMRLMEGEHVGPFNLGNPGEFTMLELAKVVQETIDPNAQIVHKPNTEDDPHKRKPDISKAKELLGWEPKVALRNGLPMMVQDFRQRIFGDHKEESAKITTA; encoded by the exons atgacTTCCGAATTGATTTATCGTGGACCGGAATCAGTTCCGGTGACCGACGGTTACACTCCCAAACCACATAAACCATGGTTTACTGTAATTCGTCCCCTTCGTTACTTGCTCCGAGAACAGAGAATTGTTTTTCTATTCGCAGGCATTGCTATCGCTTCTCTAATTTTTGCTTTTTTACCGTCTTCTCGTTCCTCCGGAGGATCGAGCTACGCTAACACCGGGATCTACGATTCGTACTTACCGTCGGAGTCGACTGAGTCTCAGGTGGCTCACCGGATGATCTATCATAATCGGGTCGGGTTCGGGTCGATTAATTCCGGTGGGAAGATTCCGTTGGGATTAAAGCGGAAGGTTTTGAGGATTGTGGTGACTGGTGGTGCTGGTTTTGTTGGTAGTCATTTAGTGGATCGTTTGATTGCGAGAGGTGATAGTGTGATCGTCGTTGATAATTTCTTCACCGGACGGAAAGAGAACGTTATGCATCATTTTGGTAACCCTAGGTTTGAGCTTATTAGACATGATGTTGTTGAGCCACTTTTGCTTGAAGTTGACCAGATCTATCATCTCGCTTGCCCTGCTTCTCCCGTTCATTACAAGCATAATCCCGTCAAAACTATC AAGACTAATGTAGTTGGTACTTTGAACATGCTGGGATTGGCTAAAAGAGTCGGTGCGAGGTTTTTGCTAACCAGCACTAGCGAAGTATACGGTGATCCTTTAGAACATCCACAGAAGGAGACATACTGGGGCAATGTTAATCCTATTg GTGTCCGAAGTTGCTACGATGAGGGAAAACGAACAGCTGAAACATTGACAATGGATTATCACAGAGGTGCAGAAGTTGag GTGAGAATCGCTAGGATCTTTAACACTTATGGACCTCGTATGTGTATTGATGACGGTCGCGTTGTCAGCAACTTTGTCGCTCAG GCTTTAAGGAAAGAGCCTTTGACAGTTTATGGTGATGGGAAACAAACAAGAAGTTTCCAATTTGTTTCAGATCTG GTTGAAGGCTTAATGCGGTTGATGGAAGGAGAACATGTCGGACCCTTCAACCTCGGAAACCCTGGTGAATTCACAATGCTTGAACTTGCTAAG GTGGTCCAGGAAACCATTGACCCAAATGCACAGATTGTACACAAACCAAACACAGAAGATGACCCACACAAGCGAAAACCTGATATCTCAAAGGCTAAAGAGTTACTTGGTTGGGAACCGAAAGTGGCTCTTAGAAATGGTTTGCCTATGATGGTTCAAGACTTCAGGCAACGTATTTTCGGTGATCACAAAGAAGAAAGTGCAAAGATCACCACAGCTtaa
- the LOC101246377 gene encoding uncharacterized protein — MSRPMEEDAPQGKNEEEEFNTGPLSVLMMSVKNNTQVLINCRNNRKLLGRVRAFDRHCNMVLENVREMWTEVPKTGKGKKKAVAVNKDRFISKMFLRGDSVIIVLRNPK, encoded by the exons ATGAG TCGACCAATGGAAGAGGATGCCCCT CAAGGGAAAAATGAGGAAGAGGAGTTCAATACTGGGCCACTTTCTGTCCTCATGATGAGTGTTAAGAATAACACACAG GTGCTCATCAACTGTAGGAACAACAGGAAACTTCTTGGTCGTGTGAGAGCATTTGATCGTCACTGCAATATGGTGCTTGAAAATGTTAGAGAAATGTGGACTGAG GTGCCCAAGActggaaaaggaaaaaagaaagctGTTGCTGTTAACAAAGATAGGTTTATCAGCAAGATGTTCCTTCGGGGAGATTCTGTGATCATTGTCCTCCGAAATCCCAAGTAG
- the LOC101246087 gene encoding caffeoylshikimate esterase isoform X2: MGVEYHEVFIRNSRGVQLFTCRWLPFSSPKALVFLCHGYGMECSRFMRGVGTKLADNGYAVFGIDYEGHGRSAGARCYIKKFDNIVNDCSEFFKSVCAQEEYREKKRFLYGESMGGAVVLLTHKKDPSFWHGALLVAPMCKISEKVKPHPVVISLLTKVEDVIPRWKIVPTKDVIDSAFKDPAKREEVRENKLIYQAKPRLKTALEMLRTSMHLEESLHEVTVPFLVLHGEADIVTDPEISKALYEQASSKDKTIKLYPGMWHGLTYGEPEENIEIVFSDIISWLDKRIGENTDDASLIERSVCRATSTPPYEMHTVSSPATMKETKPHRTRPQANYLCGLKGRRMHHHSSM, encoded by the exons ATGGGTGTTGAATATCATGAG GTATTTATAAGGAATTCAAGAGGTGTACAACTCTTCACTTGTAGATGGTTGCCCTTTTCTTCTCCAAAAGCTCTTGTTTTCCTTTGCCAtg GTTATGGCATGGAATGCAGTAGATTCATGAGAG GTGTTGGGACAAAGCTGGCAGATAATGGATATGCGGTGTTTGGAATAGATTATGAAGGTCATGGACGATCAGCGGGTGCGCGCTGTTACATCAAAAAGTTTGACAACATTGTCAATGACTGCAGCGAGTTTTTCAAGTCAGTTTGTG CGCAGGAGGAGTATAGAGAGAAAAAACGGTTTCTGTATGGGGAGTCGATGGGAGGGGCCGTGGTTCTTTTAACACACAAGAAGGATCCTTCCTTTTGGCATGGTGCTCTTCTGGTTGCACCTATGTGTAAG ATATCTGAGAAGGTGAAGCCACATCCTGTGGTTATAAGCTTACTAACTAAAGTGGAGGATGTCATACCAAGATGGAAGATAGTCCCTACGAAGGATGTCATTGATTCGGCCTTCAAGGACCCCGCTAAAAGGGAAGAG GTACGCGAGAACAAGTTAATTTATCAGGCAAAGCCAAGACTAAAGACAGCTTTGGAAATGCTAAGAACCAGCATGCACCTTGAGGAAAGTTTGCACGAG GTCACTGTACCATTTTTAGTGTTACATGGGGAAGCAGACATAGTAACTGATCCAGAAATAAGTAAGGCTTTATACGAGCAAGCGAGTAGCAAAGACAAGACTATAAAACTCTATCCAGGAATGTGGCATGGTTTGACATATGGTGAGCCAGAAGAAAACATTGAAATCGTATTTTCAGATATCATCTCGTGGCTTGACAAGCGAATTGGAGAGAATACTGATGATGCTAGTTTAATCGAGAGATCAGTTTGTCGAGCTACATCTACTCCTCCATATGAGATGCACACAGTTTCTTCACCTGCAACAATGAAAGAAACAAAACCACATAGAACGCGTCCCCAAGCTAATTATCTGTGTGGATTGAAAGGACGTCGAATGCATCATCATTCATCTATGTAG
- the LOC101246087 gene encoding caffeoylshikimate esterase isoform X1: MGVEYHEVFIRNSRGVQLFTCRWLPFSSPKALVFLCHGYGMECSRFMRGVGTKLADNGYAVFGIDYEGHGRSAGARCYIKKFDNIVNDCSEFFKSVCAQEEYREKKRFLYGESMGGAVVLLTHKKDPSFWHGALLVAPMCKISEKVKPHPVVISLLTKVEDVIPRWKIVPTKDVIDSAFKDPAKREEVRENKLIYQAKPRLKTALEMLRTSMHLEESLHELKMFRQVTVPFLVLHGEADIVTDPEISKALYEQASSKDKTIKLYPGMWHGLTYGEPEENIEIVFSDIISWLDKRIGENTDDASLIERSVCRATSTPPYEMHTVSSPATMKETKPHRTRPQANYLCGLKGRRMHHHSSM; this comes from the exons ATGGGTGTTGAATATCATGAG GTATTTATAAGGAATTCAAGAGGTGTACAACTCTTCACTTGTAGATGGTTGCCCTTTTCTTCTCCAAAAGCTCTTGTTTTCCTTTGCCAtg GTTATGGCATGGAATGCAGTAGATTCATGAGAG GTGTTGGGACAAAGCTGGCAGATAATGGATATGCGGTGTTTGGAATAGATTATGAAGGTCATGGACGATCAGCGGGTGCGCGCTGTTACATCAAAAAGTTTGACAACATTGTCAATGACTGCAGCGAGTTTTTCAAGTCAGTTTGTG CGCAGGAGGAGTATAGAGAGAAAAAACGGTTTCTGTATGGGGAGTCGATGGGAGGGGCCGTGGTTCTTTTAACACACAAGAAGGATCCTTCCTTTTGGCATGGTGCTCTTCTGGTTGCACCTATGTGTAAG ATATCTGAGAAGGTGAAGCCACATCCTGTGGTTATAAGCTTACTAACTAAAGTGGAGGATGTCATACCAAGATGGAAGATAGTCCCTACGAAGGATGTCATTGATTCGGCCTTCAAGGACCCCGCTAAAAGGGAAGAG GTACGCGAGAACAAGTTAATTTATCAGGCAAAGCCAAGACTAAAGACAGCTTTGGAAATGCTAAGAACCAGCATGCACCTTGAGGAAAGTTTGCACGAG TTGAAAATGTTTCGACAGGTCACTGTACCATTTTTAGTGTTACATGGGGAAGCAGACATAGTAACTGATCCAGAAATAAGTAAGGCTTTATACGAGCAAGCGAGTAGCAAAGACAAGACTATAAAACTCTATCCAGGAATGTGGCATGGTTTGACATATGGTGAGCCAGAAGAAAACATTGAAATCGTATTTTCAGATATCATCTCGTGGCTTGACAAGCGAATTGGAGAGAATACTGATGATGCTAGTTTAATCGAGAGATCAGTTTGTCGAGCTACATCTACTCCTCCATATGAGATGCACACAGTTTCTTCACCTGCAACAATGAAAGAAACAAAACCACATAGAACGCGTCCCCAAGCTAATTATCTGTGTGGATTGAAAGGACGTCGAATGCATCATCATTCATCTATGTAG